Proteins encoded by one window of Candidatus Odinarchaeum yellowstonii:
- a CDS encoding NAD(+)/NADH kinase produces the protein MIKRVLLKVRPDLVNSPIKKRILDAIEERNLKLYLEPESVGENDEGREVVEPGKADVDCAIIVGGDGTILYTIRNLPAKCPLILGVDAGTTGFLSEITPDEIEPALDRLLNGEYKVSKSFRLKTFIDDVVLPEAVNEVLVTTEPGKSVKLDVYIDNHFLNSVVADGVIVATPTGSTAYGLSAGGSIIDPDLEAYTIVPVAPFKASLSPIVLSSDKVVAIKSAGRGRNPIVVIDGQVQYSLTRNEVIRILKSENYAPFIRFRDEFYSKIREKLLTVNHISEL, from the coding sequence ATGATTAAACGAGTTTTATTGAAAGTGAGACCTGATCTAGTTAATTCCCCTATAAAAAAAAGAATATTAGATGCTATAGAGGAGAGAAATCTAAAGTTATATCTTGAACCTGAAAGTGTTGGGGAAAACGATGAAGGACGCGAGGTTGTAGAGCCTGGAAAAGCGGATGTTGACTGCGCTATCATTGTAGGCGGCGATGGAACAATATTATATACTATTAGAAATCTCCCTGCTAAATGCCCTCTTATTTTAGGCGTCGATGCAGGTACCACCGGGTTTCTAAGTGAGATTACACCTGATGAAATTGAGCCTGCTTTAGATCGACTTTTAAACGGTGAATATAAAGTATCAAAAAGTTTTCGACTTAAAACTTTCATAGATGATGTAGTTCTGCCTGAAGCGGTTAACGAGGTCTTAGTGACTACGGAGCCTGGTAAAAGCGTTAAATTAGATGTTTACATAGATAACCATTTTCTTAACAGTGTAGTAGCCGACGGCGTTATTGTCGCGACGCCCACAGGCTCCACAGCGTATGGATTATCTGCAGGTGGATCAATAATAGACCCGGATTTAGAAGCTTATACAATTGTGCCGGTGGCGCCTTTTAAAGCAAGTTTATCGCCTATTGTATTATCAAGTGATAAAGTTGTAGCTATTAAAAGCGCAGGGAGGGGGCGTAATCCAATTGTGGTTATAGACGGCCAAGTACAATATTCACTTACTAGAAATGAGGTAATAAGAATACTGAAGTCAGAGAATTATGCGCCTTTCATAAGATTTAGAGATGAGTTCTACTCTAAGATTAGAGAAAAATTACTGACGGTAAACCATATTAGTGAATTGTAG
- a CDS encoding translation initiation factor IF-5A, which produces MSHKMAEAGSLKEGKYVILDGEPCRIVSIEKSKTGKHGHAKVRITAIGLFDESKRSVVYPADTSVEVPVIDKRNGQVISLTGNTVTVMDLETYQSFDMPVPEEDELKEKLAAGVQVEYWDIVGRKKITRVKNI; this is translated from the coding sequence ATGTCTCATAAAATGGCTGAGGCAGGGAGTTTAAAAGAAGGTAAATACGTGATTTTAGACGGTGAACCATGTCGTATCGTGAGCATAGAGAAATCTAAAACAGGTAAACATGGTCACGCTAAAGTTAGAATAACCGCTATAGGTTTATTTGATGAAAGTAAGAGAAGCGTAGTTTATCCGGCTGATACATCTGTGGAAGTTCCAGTTATAGATAAAAGAAACGGTCAGGTAATCTCATTAACAGGTAATACTGTTACTGTAATGGATTTAGAAACATATCAGAGCTTCGATATGCCTGTCCCTGAAGAAGATGAATTAAAAGAAAAATTAGCCGCCGGCGTTCAAGTAGAATACTGGGATATCGTAGGCCGGAAGAAAATAACAAGAGTTAAGAATATTTAA
- the aspS gene encoding aspartate--tRNA(Asn) ligase — MAGCEVKLLGWVEVKRDLGKIKFIILRDYKGKIQVTIPPASNQELADIFSKLSREDVISVSGVVKNTPQAPNGVEILPKDINIINKAVTPLPLELTGKVKVELDTRLDYRILDLRTARSNAIFKINNVMLIAIRNFFIENDFIEVQTPKIIASATEGGTELFPVAYFDKEAFLAQSPQLYKEQLTSVFEKVYEIAPVFRAEESNTTRHLSEIVMLDMEAAFHDYNDIMNFCERLLDRVFKEIIDKCQDELSILKQKLQRPKTPYKRYSYSEIIEILESNGVEIKWGDDIDTFALRKLGELIKEPYFIKDWPTKNKPFYISPRKDNPEISESFDLMYSWLELASGGTRIHQKELLVDRIKEKGMRPESFDFHIKTFDWGMPPHAGCGIGLARLLMAVAGLENIREAVLFPRDRYRLTP, encoded by the coding sequence ATGGCCGGTTGCGAGGTTAAGCTGTTAGGCTGGGTTGAAGTTAAAAGAGATCTAGGTAAAATAAAGTTTATTATACTTCGAGATTATAAGGGTAAAATCCAGGTAACTATTCCACCTGCGAGCAACCAAGAGTTAGCGGATATTTTCAGTAAACTATCGCGTGAAGACGTGATCTCAGTCTCCGGGGTTGTTAAAAACACCCCTCAAGCACCTAACGGAGTTGAGATTCTCCCTAAGGATATAAATATAATAAATAAAGCTGTCACCCCGCTTCCCTTGGAATTAACCGGGAAGGTTAAAGTTGAACTGGATACTAGATTAGATTACCGTATACTTGATTTAAGAACAGCTAGATCTAATGCTATATTTAAAATAAACAATGTGATGTTAATAGCTATCAGAAATTTTTTTATAGAAAATGATTTTATCGAAGTTCAAACGCCTAAAATAATAGCTAGCGCAACGGAAGGCGGAACAGAGCTTTTCCCAGTAGCTTACTTTGATAAAGAAGCTTTTCTAGCACAGAGCCCGCAACTATATAAAGAACAGTTAACCTCCGTCTTTGAAAAAGTTTATGAAATCGCTCCAGTTTTTCGAGCTGAAGAATCAAACACGACACGACATCTTTCAGAAATAGTGATGTTAGACATGGAAGCCGCCTTCCATGATTATAACGACATAATGAACTTTTGTGAGCGACTTTTAGATAGGGTTTTCAAAGAAATTATTGATAAATGTCAGGATGAACTATCGATCTTAAAGCAAAAACTTCAGCGTCCTAAAACCCCCTACAAGAGATATTCATATAGTGAAATAATAGAAATTCTAGAAAGTAACGGTGTTGAAATAAAATGGGGGGATGATATAGACACATTTGCCTTGAGAAAACTAGGCGAGTTGATAAAAGAACCTTATTTTATAAAGGACTGGCCTACTAAAAATAAACCATTCTATATTTCACCACGAAAGGATAACCCTGAAATAAGTGAATCCTTCGATTTAATGTACAGCTGGCTTGAACTAGCCTCCGGGGGAACTCGCATACATCAAAAAGAATTATTAGTAGATCGTATAAAAGAGAAAGGCATGCGACCTGAATCATTCGATTTTCATATTAAAACTTTTGATTGGGGTATGCCCCCTCACGCTGGGTGTGGCATCGGCTTAGCCCGTTTACTTATGGCTGTTGCAGGCTTAGAGAACATAAGGGAAGCGGTTTTATTCCCACGTGACAGATACAGGTTAACACCTTAA